The following are from one region of the Sandaracinus amylolyticus genome:
- a CDS encoding sigma 54-interacting transcriptional regulator: MVSPGVVIASRFRVVAPLGEGGQGRVVRALDLARGREVALKMVAAHALDAVVAELEVATRLVHPSLARIADVGRVRVGDREIAWIASELIEGVSLARFASGARWAAMERAIVSALEGLAALHGAGLRHGDVRAENVLVAADGRAVLVDLGLAGALGSALRGATPGLVAPELVRGARDVDGRGDLYALGIAMRALLPTIGEPVPYAARAVIDALAHDDPARRPSAAEALATLGVRARAVEAIPAALVGRDGALEALDALVARVSEGAVGARVVRVVGPSGSGRTALLSRFRWRCGLRAEIVEPIAGALGDAIARAAGREGTVRGVADALAAIDRASGRGRACVIVIDDADRLATDARALLDAITRAIDPRGPIAVVIATSEGEGLRLAPLETRDVTTWLGARIEPDAIEALTHASEGLPGRIVAILDALRGAHVDRAAIAETVRKLARRGAPMDASTTERASAMSIAAAGGTLDDGEADALGLDAARIAALVSRGWARRERASLRLVVAVEDVLASARPAERRAAFLALAATAARDPSPQRAIVERARRLAEAGETDEASALLLGHPDAPWDRERAAIVARASGRADVLLALAGIEERTGRADLALATIARALRTRPDHSMRAEAREAAASAYLRRGDGARALRVLARTTGVRHADLVARASIQLGRYDEARRAAEDALRGDAIDDAMRADLLEDVGVAAGYLGDRSASDRALAEAERLRRASGRDDPRARVRIASYRAIHAYRAGELEAAAARYREALAIAEEHALDDQLASAALNLGTTEHLRGELGAARDAYERALRLAHALGRVRTHAVALFDRAQLLADAGASARAEIEAVAALDAARAGGLDAMIACCLELRGALALGRGDPDGATGLANEAIAIADRIGATRERAELAILEGQIALARGALDGATSHVDRARDDAGAADARDLIAKSCATRARIELAHERPERALAAAEEGLAALGPGGARDVEAELAALAAQAADHAGAPATARPFRDRARAIWERAALTLPASERAAFWAVPKRRDLGGGERAAPGASARERWLERLLAVNARLTSSLRATDVLEVAMDAAIELTGGERGFVLLADREGGELRVAAARHVDRRRVDRAWLEWSRSIAERVIASGEPILSAEATEDARFAEQRSVRALGLRSVLAVPIRGRGGTLGALYLDHRFARGSFAEGGVGILVAFADQVAIALENARLHEELATRTRELERERRRIASSLDEKGREIERLEDTIRAMRGAGPDARYEELGLIGRGEAIRALLARVDRVAPAGLPVLITGESGTGKELVARALHRFGPTPEGPMISINCAALPATLLESELFGHARGAFTGADRDRVGLFVRASGGTLFLDEIGELPLALQAKLLRALQEREVRPLGGSRSVAFSARVIAATHRDLRADVAGQRFREDLFYRLAVVEVAVPPLRERLEDLPLLAAHVIARLARETKREPAPRLTPAALRTLARHAWPGNVRELENVLASAMVQSEDARIDARDLALDGGRTPPARRSLSRRDADEREAARVASALEASGFNVSEVCRTLGIPRTTLYRKMKRWGIEPGSARDPR; the protein is encoded by the coding sequence GTGGTCTCGCCGGGGGTCGTGATCGCGTCTCGGTTCCGCGTCGTCGCGCCGCTCGGCGAGGGCGGACAGGGGCGCGTGGTGCGCGCGCTCGATCTCGCGCGCGGTCGCGAGGTCGCGCTCAAGATGGTGGCGGCGCACGCGCTCGACGCGGTGGTCGCGGAGCTCGAGGTCGCGACGCGGCTCGTGCACCCATCGCTCGCGAGGATCGCCGATGTCGGTCGCGTGCGGGTGGGCGATCGCGAGATCGCGTGGATCGCGAGCGAGCTGATCGAGGGCGTGTCGCTCGCGCGCTTCGCGAGCGGCGCGCGGTGGGCCGCGATGGAGCGCGCGATCGTGTCGGCGCTCGAGGGGCTCGCGGCGCTGCACGGCGCGGGGCTGCGGCACGGCGACGTGCGCGCCGAGAACGTGCTGGTCGCCGCGGATGGGCGCGCGGTGCTGGTCGATCTCGGGCTCGCGGGCGCGCTCGGGAGCGCGCTGCGGGGCGCGACGCCGGGGCTCGTCGCGCCCGAGCTGGTGCGGGGCGCGCGTGACGTCGATGGTCGCGGCGATCTCTACGCGCTCGGGATCGCGATGCGCGCGCTGCTCCCGACGATCGGTGAGCCGGTGCCGTACGCCGCGCGCGCGGTGATCGACGCGCTCGCCCATGACGATCCCGCGCGCCGGCCCAGCGCGGCGGAGGCCCTCGCGACGCTGGGGGTGCGGGCGCGCGCGGTGGAAGCGATCCCCGCCGCGCTCGTCGGTCGCGACGGGGCGCTCGAGGCGCTCGATGCGCTGGTGGCGCGGGTGAGCGAGGGCGCGGTCGGCGCGCGGGTGGTGCGCGTCGTGGGCCCGAGCGGAAGCGGCCGCACCGCGCTCCTGTCGCGGTTCCGATGGCGCTGCGGGCTGCGCGCGGAGATCGTCGAGCCGATCGCGGGCGCGCTCGGAGATGCGATCGCGCGGGCCGCGGGGCGCGAGGGAACGGTGCGCGGAGTCGCCGACGCGCTCGCCGCGATCGATCGCGCGAGCGGGCGTGGTCGAGCGTGTGTGATCGTGATCGACGACGCGGACCGGCTCGCGACCGATGCGCGGGCGTTGCTCGACGCGATCACGCGCGCGATCGATCCCCGAGGGCCGATCGCGGTCGTGATCGCGACGAGCGAGGGCGAGGGACTTCGGCTCGCGCCGCTCGAGACGCGCGACGTCACGACGTGGCTGGGCGCGCGGATCGAGCCCGACGCGATCGAGGCGCTCACGCATGCGAGCGAGGGCCTGCCCGGGCGCATCGTCGCGATCCTCGACGCGCTGCGCGGAGCGCACGTGGATCGCGCGGCGATCGCGGAGACGGTGCGCAAGCTCGCGCGGCGCGGTGCGCCGATGGACGCGAGCACGACCGAGCGCGCGAGCGCGATGTCGATCGCGGCGGCGGGAGGCACGCTCGACGACGGCGAGGCCGATGCGCTCGGGCTCGACGCGGCGCGCATCGCGGCGCTGGTCTCGCGCGGGTGGGCGCGTCGAGAGCGGGCGTCGTTGCGGCTGGTCGTGGCGGTCGAGGACGTGCTCGCGTCGGCGCGTCCCGCCGAGCGTCGCGCGGCGTTCCTCGCGCTCGCCGCGACCGCGGCGCGTGATCCCTCGCCGCAGCGCGCGATCGTGGAGCGGGCGCGACGGCTCGCCGAGGCGGGCGAGACCGACGAGGCGAGCGCGCTCTTGCTCGGCCATCCCGATGCGCCGTGGGATCGCGAGCGCGCGGCAATCGTCGCGCGGGCGAGCGGCCGCGCCGACGTGCTGCTCGCGCTCGCAGGGATCGAAGAGCGGACCGGGCGCGCCGATCTCGCGCTCGCGACGATCGCGCGCGCGCTGCGCACGAGGCCTGATCACTCGATGCGCGCCGAGGCGCGGGAAGCCGCGGCGTCGGCGTACCTGCGACGCGGCGATGGCGCGCGCGCACTGCGCGTGCTGGCGCGCACCACCGGTGTTCGTCACGCCGATCTCGTCGCGCGCGCCTCGATCCAGCTCGGACGCTACGACGAGGCCCGGCGGGCCGCCGAGGACGCGCTGCGCGGCGACGCGATCGACGACGCGATGCGCGCCGATCTGCTCGAGGACGTCGGCGTCGCCGCGGGCTACCTCGGGGATCGCAGCGCGTCCGATCGGGCGCTCGCCGAGGCGGAGCGGCTGCGGCGTGCGAGCGGGCGCGACGACCCGCGGGCCCGGGTGCGCATCGCGAGCTACCGCGCGATCCACGCGTACCGGGCGGGCGAGCTCGAGGCCGCGGCGGCGCGTTATCGGGAGGCGCTCGCGATCGCCGAGGAGCACGCGCTCGACGATCAGCTCGCGAGCGCGGCGCTCAACCTCGGCACCACCGAGCACCTGCGGGGTGAGCTCGGTGCGGCGCGTGACGCGTACGAGCGCGCGCTGCGGCTCGCTCACGCGCTCGGCCGGGTGCGCACCCACGCGGTCGCGCTCTTCGATCGCGCGCAGCTCCTCGCCGATGCGGGCGCGAGCGCGCGCGCCGAGATCGAGGCGGTGGCCGCGCTCGATGCCGCGCGCGCCGGTGGTCTCGACGCGATGATCGCGTGTTGTCTCGAGCTGCGCGGCGCGCTCGCGCTGGGGCGCGGCGATCCCGATGGCGCGACCGGCCTCGCGAACGAAGCGATCGCGATCGCCGATCGCATCGGCGCGACCCGCGAGCGCGCGGAGCTCGCGATCCTGGAGGGCCAGATCGCGCTCGCGCGCGGCGCGCTCGATGGCGCCACGTCGCACGTCGATCGCGCGCGCGACGACGCGGGCGCCGCGGATGCGCGCGACCTGATCGCGAAGTCGTGCGCCACCCGGGCCCGCATCGAGCTCGCGCACGAGCGCCCCGAGCGCGCGCTCGCCGCCGCGGAAGAAGGGCTCGCCGCGCTCGGCCCGGGCGGTGCGCGCGACGTCGAGGCCGAGCTCGCCGCGCTCGCCGCACAGGCCGCCGATCACGCCGGTGCGCCCGCGACGGCACGGCCGTTCCGCGATCGTGCGCGTGCGATCTGGGAGCGCGCCGCGCTCACGCTGCCGGCGTCCGAGCGCGCCGCGTTCTGGGCCGTCCCCAAGCGACGCGATCTCGGGGGAGGCGAGCGCGCTGCGCCCGGGGCGAGCGCGCGCGAGCGATGGCTCGAGCGCTTGCTCGCGGTGAACGCGCGGCTCACGTCGAGCCTCCGCGCGACCGACGTGCTCGAGGTCGCGATGGACGCCGCGATCGAGCTCACCGGCGGCGAGCGCGGCTTCGTGCTGCTCGCGGATCGCGAGGGCGGCGAGCTCCGGGTCGCGGCGGCGCGCCACGTCGATCGACGGCGCGTCGATCGTGCGTGGCTCGAGTGGAGCCGCTCGATCGCGGAGCGCGTGATCGCGAGCGGCGAGCCGATCCTCAGCGCCGAGGCGACCGAGGACGCGCGCTTCGCGGAGCAGCGCTCGGTGCGCGCGCTCGGGCTGCGCTCGGTGCTCGCGGTGCCGATCCGCGGGCGCGGCGGCACGCTCGGCGCGCTCTACCTCGACCATCGGTTCGCGCGCGGCAGCTTCGCCGAGGGCGGGGTCGGCATCCTCGTCGCGTTCGCCGATCAGGTCGCGATCGCGCTCGAGAACGCGCGGCTCCACGAAGAGCTCGCGACGCGCACCCGCGAGCTCGAGCGCGAGCGTCGTCGCATCGCGAGCTCGCTCGACGAGAAGGGCCGCGAGATCGAGCGGCTCGAGGACACCATCCGCGCGATGCGGGGCGCCGGTCCCGACGCACGCTACGAGGAGCTCGGCCTGATCGGGCGCGGCGAGGCGATCCGCGCGCTCCTCGCGCGCGTCGATCGCGTCGCGCCCGCGGGACTGCCGGTGTTGATCACCGGCGAGAGCGGGACCGGCAAGGAGCTCGTCGCGCGGGCGCTGCATCGCTTCGGGCCGACTCCCGAGGGACCGATGATCTCGATCAACTGTGCGGCGCTGCCCGCGACGCTGCTGGAGAGCGAGCTCTTCGGGCACGCGCGCGGCGCGTTCACCGGGGCCGATCGCGATCGCGTCGGGCTCTTCGTGCGAGCGAGCGGCGGCACGCTCTTCCTCGACGAGATCGGCGAGCTCCCGCTCGCGCTCCAGGCGAAGCTGCTGCGCGCGCTGCAGGAGCGCGAGGTGCGACCACTCGGTGGATCGCGCAGCGTCGCGTTCTCGGCGCGGGTGATCGCCGCGACCCATCGCGACCTGCGCGCCGACGTCGCGGGGCAGCGCTTCCGCGAGGATCTCTTCTACCGGCTCGCGGTGGTCGAGGTCGCGGTGCCTCCGCTGCGCGAGCGCCTCGAAGATCTCCCGCTGCTCGCGGCGCACGTGATCGCGCGACTGGCGCGCGAGACGAAGCGCGAGCCCGCACCGCGCCTCACGCCCGCCGCGCTGCGCACGCTCGCGCGTCACGCCTGGCCAGGCAACGTGCGCGAGCTCGAGAACGTGCTCGCGAGCGCGATGGTGCAGAGCGAAGACGCGCGCATCGACGCGCGTGATCTCGCGCTCGACGGCGGACGCACGCCACCGGCGAGACGGAGCCTCTCGCGGCGCGACGCCGACGAGCGCGAAGCCGCGCGGGTGGCCTCGGCGCTCGAAGCGAGCGGCTTCAACGTGTCGGAGGTGTGCCGCACCCTCGGCATCCCGCGCACCACGCTCTATCGGAAGATGAAGCGCTGGGGGATCGAGCCGGGGTCGGCGCGCGACCCCCGCTGA
- a CDS encoding M66 family metalloprotease → MVPPGTDGGVWTETPDAWAPPGAIYPFATVGSRCEGGATREYLVLSSQPPDCAAHAAAFTTDDAARFARIALPGTPSFQANATLCADGACAPTTLSVNVTTSETGAAGDWIAVVGGRQRGGTINAMRCDYDAFLPQGDDTPVGDLTLREVALYQGVKVTIARDGEAVAPNAPIVANRGALLRLFVAPRSGYVPRELVARVQLGDAAPIEARATLIDVSRDDALGSTFNLSIPPAALTPDVPISVGIYDPAARCGGGSPDVAPARFPAAGTALLPARSMGGTFRIVLVPVRYTADGSGRLPDTSGANVQRFADEAMRLFPVEGVDVTVRARPLDWPNTIGADGSGWSALLNECGNQRAQDGAPPDTYYYCLFSPSQSFGDFCGRGCVAGLGFVPGAQDDRARVSIGLGYSGTQGTFVHEVGHTLGRPHAPCGGVAGPDPSFPYAGGSIGSWGYDILTGELKDPAQHADILGYCDPTWISDYNYGLIFDRIRAVRGTRALIAAQPQTYATIVVDVDGSLSWGSEVELQLPPQGEPVRATWSDASGASESVDAVFAQVDHIDGGIVYVPMPSGAATRVALPGYGALDVR, encoded by the coding sequence GTGGTCCCTCCCGGGACCGACGGCGGGGTGTGGACCGAGACGCCCGACGCGTGGGCACCACCCGGCGCGATCTATCCCTTCGCGACCGTCGGCTCGCGGTGCGAGGGCGGCGCGACGCGCGAGTACCTCGTGCTCTCGTCGCAGCCGCCCGACTGCGCCGCGCACGCAGCGGCGTTCACCACCGACGATGCCGCGCGCTTCGCGCGCATCGCGCTGCCCGGCACGCCGAGCTTCCAGGCGAATGCGACGCTCTGCGCCGACGGCGCGTGCGCGCCGACCACGCTGAGCGTGAACGTGACGACGAGCGAGACCGGCGCGGCCGGCGACTGGATCGCGGTCGTCGGAGGTCGCCAGCGCGGCGGCACGATCAACGCGATGCGCTGCGACTACGACGCGTTCCTCCCGCAGGGCGACGACACGCCGGTCGGCGACCTCACGCTGCGCGAGGTCGCGCTCTACCAGGGCGTGAAGGTGACGATCGCGCGCGACGGAGAGGCGGTCGCGCCGAACGCGCCGATCGTCGCGAACCGCGGCGCCCTGCTGCGTCTCTTCGTCGCGCCGCGCTCGGGCTACGTCCCGCGCGAGCTCGTGGCGCGCGTGCAGCTCGGGGATGCGGCGCCGATCGAGGCGCGCGCGACGCTCATCGACGTCTCGCGCGACGACGCGCTCGGGTCGACGTTCAACCTCTCGATCCCGCCCGCGGCGCTCACGCCCGACGTGCCGATCTCGGTCGGCATCTACGATCCCGCGGCGCGCTGCGGCGGTGGCTCTCCCGACGTCGCGCCCGCGCGCTTCCCCGCGGCCGGTACCGCGCTCCTGCCCGCGCGCTCGATGGGCGGCACGTTCCGCATCGTGCTCGTGCCGGTGCGCTACACCGCGGACGGCTCGGGCCGCCTGCCCGACACCAGCGGCGCGAACGTGCAGCGCTTCGCCGACGAGGCGATGCGGCTCTTCCCGGTGGAAGGCGTCGACGTGACGGTGCGCGCGCGACCGCTCGACTGGCCCAACACGATCGGCGCCGACGGCAGCGGATGGTCCGCGCTGCTCAACGAGTGCGGGAACCAGCGCGCGCAGGACGGCGCGCCGCCCGACACCTACTACTACTGCCTCTTCTCGCCGTCCCAGTCGTTCGGCGACTTCTGCGGGCGCGGCTGCGTCGCGGGGCTCGGGTTCGTACCGGGGGCGCAGGACGATCGCGCGCGCGTCAGCATCGGCCTCGGCTACTCGGGCACCCAGGGCACGTTCGTGCACGAGGTCGGGCACACGCTCGGTCGACCGCACGCGCCGTGCGGCGGCGTCGCGGGCCCCGATCCCTCGTTCCCCTACGCCGGCGGCAGCATCGGCAGCTGGGGCTACGACATCCTCACCGGGGAGCTGAAGGATCCCGCGCAGCACGCCGACATCCTCGGCTACTGCGATCCCACGTGGATCAGCGACTACAACTACGGGCTCATCTTCGATCGGATCCGCGCGGTGCGCGGCACCCGCGCGCTGATCGCGGCGCAGCCCCAGACCTACGCGACGATCGTCGTCGACGTCGACGGCAGCCTCTCGTGGGGCAGCGAGGTCGAGCTCCAGCTGCCGCCCCAGGGCGAGCCGGTGCGCGCGACCTGGAGCGATGCGAGCGGCGCGAGCGAGAGCGTCGACGCGGTGTTCGCGCAGGTCGATCACATCGACGGAGGCATCGTCTACGTGCCCATGCCGAGCGGCGCCGCGACGCGCGTCGCGCTGCCCGGGTACGGAGCCCTCGACGTGCGCTGA
- a CDS encoding response regulator, with translation MHHHAIFDASPNAYMVLDRELRYVAANEAYLRITASRLEDLIGRGIFEVFPHDPEQPDNDSARLLRASLDRTLRTKRRDHLALIRYRVPRETPEGVVLEERCWSATHTPILDAQGEVAYVLQHTSDVTELERLRAAAGQAISGTREQLEADVLARASAVQDTNVVLEAERRRLRQLFRQAPGFMCVLGGPEHVFELANAAYLELVGARDVVGKTVRDALPEVAEQGFIELLDRVRSSGEPFVGDSVPVALARGGQVETRYLDFVYQPVIEADGTVSGIFVQGHDVTEERRAQDEVARYRDHLEELVAERTRALEQSEAALRQAQKMEAVGSLTGGVAHDFNNLLQVIAGNLALLAPDVAGDPRATRRLREAMSAVERGARLSSQLLAFARRQELEPEVVDLDRLMHDVEPLLRRAVGERIEIVRDVQPDLWRTFVDRNQLDNVILNLAINARDAMDGTGRLEISARNVTLDASTHPEASAGDHVLLAITDTGCGMTREVIERAFEPFFTTKAEGRGTGLGLSMVYGFVRQTGGHVAIESEPSRGTTIEVYLPRTDRIAESVRAAETASSVVRGGTETILVLEDDPAVRATVSDLLRDLGYRVIEAESGPRALEILQGRTPIDLLFVDVVVPGALRSHEIAERAEAMRPGLAVLFTSGYRDDTGANEALLRRRAHLVRKPYPRAELARRVRETLEARSRSGGAMRVLVVEDDDDSRELAGEMLAALGHEVQSAATGEQAREALRSARFDVLFTDVGLPDVSGVELARGAMRDQAELGVVLASGYGEQAREDDDAELARAVVLTKPYLPTQIESALRAATRVRAGA, from the coding sequence ATGCATCATCACGCGATCTTCGACGCCTCTCCCAACGCGTACATGGTGCTCGATCGCGAGCTCCGATACGTCGCCGCGAACGAGGCGTACCTGCGGATCACCGCGAGCCGGCTCGAGGATCTGATCGGGCGCGGGATCTTCGAGGTCTTCCCCCACGATCCCGAGCAGCCCGACAACGACAGCGCGCGCCTCCTGCGCGCGTCCCTCGACCGCACGCTGCGCACCAAACGACGCGATCACCTCGCGCTGATCCGCTATCGCGTGCCGCGCGAGACACCGGAAGGCGTCGTCCTCGAGGAGCGCTGCTGGAGCGCGACCCACACGCCGATCCTCGATGCGCAGGGCGAGGTCGCGTACGTGCTGCAGCACACCAGCGACGTGACCGAGCTCGAGCGCCTGCGCGCCGCCGCGGGCCAGGCGATCAGCGGCACGCGGGAGCAGCTCGAGGCAGACGTGCTCGCGCGCGCCAGCGCGGTGCAGGACACCAACGTGGTGCTGGAAGCGGAGCGACGCCGACTGCGTCAGCTCTTCCGCCAGGCGCCGGGTTTCATGTGCGTGCTCGGCGGCCCCGAGCACGTGTTCGAGCTCGCGAACGCGGCGTACCTCGAGCTCGTCGGGGCGCGCGACGTCGTCGGCAAGACGGTGCGCGATGCGCTCCCCGAGGTCGCGGAGCAGGGCTTCATCGAGCTCCTCGATCGCGTGCGCAGCAGCGGCGAGCCGTTCGTCGGGGACAGCGTGCCGGTCGCGCTCGCGCGCGGAGGCCAGGTCGAGACGCGCTACCTCGACTTCGTGTACCAGCCGGTGATCGAAGCCGACGGAACGGTCTCCGGCATCTTCGTGCAGGGCCACGACGTGACCGAGGAGCGGCGCGCCCAGGACGAGGTCGCGCGCTATCGCGATCACCTCGAGGAGCTCGTCGCCGAGCGCACGCGCGCGCTCGAGCAGAGCGAGGCCGCGCTCCGCCAGGCGCAGAAGATGGAAGCGGTGGGGAGCCTCACCGGCGGCGTCGCGCACGACTTCAACAACCTGCTGCAGGTGATCGCGGGCAACCTCGCGCTGCTCGCGCCGGACGTCGCGGGCGATCCGCGCGCGACCCGCCGCCTGCGCGAGGCGATGAGCGCGGTGGAGCGCGGCGCGAGGCTCTCGTCGCAGCTCCTCGCGTTCGCGCGGCGTCAGGAGCTCGAGCCCGAGGTGGTCGATCTCGATCGGCTCATGCACGACGTCGAGCCGCTGCTGCGGCGCGCGGTCGGCGAGCGCATCGAGATCGTCCGCGACGTGCAGCCCGATCTCTGGCGGACGTTCGTCGATCGCAACCAGCTCGACAACGTGATCCTCAACCTCGCGATCAACGCGCGCGACGCGATGGACGGCACCGGGCGGCTCGAGATCTCGGCGCGCAACGTGACGCTCGACGCCTCGACGCACCCCGAGGCGAGCGCCGGCGATCACGTGCTGCTCGCGATCACCGACACCGGGTGCGGCATGACGCGCGAGGTGATCGAGCGCGCGTTCGAGCCGTTCTTCACGACGAAGGCCGAGGGGCGCGGCACCGGGCTCGGCCTGAGCATGGTCTACGGGTTCGTGCGCCAGACCGGCGGCCACGTCGCGATCGAGAGCGAGCCCAGCCGCGGCACCACGATCGAGGTGTACCTGCCGCGCACCGATCGCATCGCCGAGAGCGTGCGCGCGGCGGAGACGGCGAGCAGCGTCGTGCGCGGGGGCACCGAGACGATCCTCGTGCTCGAGGACGATCCCGCGGTGCGCGCGACGGTGAGCGATCTGCTGCGCGATCTCGGCTACCGCGTGATCGAGGCGGAGAGCGGTCCGCGCGCGCTGGAGATCCTGCAGGGCCGCACCCCGATCGATCTGCTCTTCGTCGACGTCGTCGTGCCGGGCGCGCTGCGCAGCCACGAGATCGCCGAGCGCGCGGAGGCGATGCGCCCGGGGCTCGCGGTGCTCTTCACGTCGGGCTATCGCGACGACACCGGGGCGAACGAAGCGCTGCTCCGGCGCCGCGCGCACCTGGTGCGGAAGCCCTACCCGCGCGCCGAGCTCGCGCGTCGGGTGCGCGAGACGCTCGAGGCACGCTCGCGATCGGGCGGCGCGATGCGCGTGCTGGTCGTGGAGGACGACGACGACTCGCGCGAGCTCGCGGGCGAGATGCTCGCGGCGCTCGGCCACGAGGTGCAGAGCGCGGCGACCGGCGAGCAGGCGCGCGAAGCGCTGCGGAGCGCACGCTTCGACGTGCTCTTCACCGACGTCGGGCTCCCCGACGTCTCGGGGGTCGAGCTCGCGCGCGGCGCGATGCGCGATCAGGCCGAGCTCGGTGTGGTGCTCGCGTCGGGCTACGGCGAGCAGGCGCGCGAGGACGACGACGCCGAGCTCGCGCGCGCGGTCGTGCTGACGAAGCCGTACCTCCCGACCCAGATCGAGTCGGCGCTGCGCGCCGCGACGCGCGTTCGAGCCGGCGCCTGA
- a CDS encoding SDR family oxidoreductase: MDLQLTGKVAIVTGASRGIGRAIAQTLSREGVKLVLVARSQELLDALSRELGTESLVMAIDLRLPDAPQRVVDATIARFGAIDVVVNNAGATKRGDFLALTDDEWADGFALKLFGAMRLCRAAWAHLEASRGAIVNVIGIGGRTGTAEFAIGGAVNAALSNLTKVLADRGATRGVRVNAINPGAIATERLRTRIRNAAAHEGVSEDEAARRMVAAMGIPRFGEPEDIARVVAFLASPIASYLQGAIVDVDGGATKTL, translated from the coding sequence ATGGATCTGCAGCTCACCGGCAAGGTCGCGATCGTCACCGGCGCGAGCCGCGGCATCGGCCGCGCGATCGCGCAGACCCTCTCGCGAGAGGGCGTGAAGCTCGTGCTCGTCGCGCGCTCGCAGGAGCTCCTCGATGCGCTGTCGCGCGAGCTCGGCACCGAGAGCCTCGTGATGGCGATCGATCTGCGCCTGCCCGATGCGCCGCAGCGCGTGGTCGACGCCACGATCGCGCGCTTCGGCGCCATCGACGTGGTGGTGAACAACGCGGGCGCGACCAAGCGCGGCGACTTCCTCGCGCTCACCGACGACGAGTGGGCCGACGGCTTCGCGCTCAAGCTCTTCGGCGCGATGCGCCTGTGCCGCGCGGCGTGGGCGCACCTCGAGGCGAGCCGCGGCGCGATCGTGAACGTGATCGGCATCGGCGGGCGCACCGGCACCGCGGAGTTCGCGATCGGCGGCGCGGTGAACGCGGCCCTGTCGAACCTGACCAAGGTGCTCGCCGATCGCGGCGCGACGCGCGGCGTGCGCGTCAACGCGATCAACCCCGGCGCGATCGCGACCGAGCGGCTCCGCACCCGCATCCGCAACGCCGCGGCGCACGAGGGAGTCTCGGAGGACGAGGCCGCGCGGCGCATGGTCGCGGCGATGGGGATCCCGCGCTTCGGCGAGCCCGAGGACATCGCGCGCGTGGTCGCGTTCCTCGCCTCGCCGATCGCGAGCTACCTGCAGGGCGCGATCGTCGACGTCGACGGCGGCGCGACCAAGACGCTGTGA
- the fghA gene encoding S-formylglutathione hydrolase — protein MSSNDLVIRSEHACFGGRQGFYEHPSAACASPMRFSVYLPPAALRGERVPAVYYLAGLTCSEEHLPTKGQAHAVAAELGLALVACDTSPRATRYPGDDASWDFGVAAGFYLDATQSPWSASYRMETHVLSELPAWVERHFPVRSDARGIFGHSMGGHGALTLALRHPDRYRSVSALAPIVAPGEVPWGVKAFTGYLGPDRAAWREHDATELVKRTQLASEILVDQGMADKFLERELQPERFEAACAASGQKLRLRRHEGYDHSYYFIATFMADHLRHHAALLAG, from the coding sequence ATGAGCTCCAACGATCTCGTCATCCGCTCCGAGCATGCGTGCTTCGGCGGGCGGCAGGGCTTCTACGAGCACCCGAGCGCCGCGTGCGCGTCGCCGATGCGGTTCTCGGTGTACCTGCCGCCCGCGGCGCTGCGCGGCGAGCGCGTGCCCGCCGTCTACTACCTCGCGGGGCTCACCTGCAGCGAAGAGCACCTGCCCACCAAGGGGCAGGCCCACGCGGTCGCGGCGGAGCTCGGCCTCGCGCTGGTCGCGTGCGACACGAGCCCGCGCGCGACGCGCTACCCCGGCGACGACGCGAGCTGGGACTTCGGCGTCGCGGCGGGCTTCTACCTCGATGCGACGCAGTCGCCGTGGTCCGCGAGCTATCGCATGGAGACCCACGTCCTGTCGGAGCTGCCGGCGTGGGTCGAGCGTCACTTCCCGGTGCGCAGCGATGCGCGCGGGATCTTCGGACACTCGATGGGCGGGCACGGCGCGCTCACGCTCGCGCTGCGCCATCCCGATCGGTATCGCAGCGTGTCGGCGCTCGCGCCGATCGTCGCGCCGGGCGAGGTGCCGTGGGGCGTGAAGGCGTTCACCGGCTATCTCGGCCCCGATCGCGCGGCGTGGCGCGAGCACGACGCGACCGAGCTGGTGAAGAGGACGCAGCTCGCGAGCGAGATCCTGGTGGACCAGGGGATGGCCGACAAATTCCTCGAGCGCGAGCTCCAGCCCGAGCGCTTCGAGGCGGCGTGCGCGGCGTCGGGGCAGAAGCTCCGGCTGCGGCGTCACGAGGGCTACGACCACAGCTACTACTTCATCGCGACGTTCATGGCGGATCACCTCCGCCATCACGCCGCGCTGCTGGCGGGCTGA